In Streptomyces capitiformicae, one genomic interval encodes:
- a CDS encoding formimidoylglutamate deiminase: MTETTYWLEHAWLGTHVEPGVTLTVATEGSDHAGRITAVHTDTPTPPPGAEVLRGLTIPGLANAHSHAFHRALRGTVQVGSGTFWTWREVMYQVADRLTPDTYHALARAVYAEMALAGITSVGEFHYVHHAPGGTPYADPNAMGEALIEAAAEAGIRITLLDTAYLSAGFGPAPDQHQAPNHHQLRFSDGTAEAWAERCSVLKDRDHARIGAAVHSVRAVPAGQLATVARWAQERRAPLHVHLSEQTAENDACQAAHGCTPTQLLAEHGVLGPKTTGVHNTHLTDTDIALLGDSGTGTCMCPTTERDLADGIGPAVALQRAGSPLCLGSDSHAVVDLLEEARAMELNERLRTRTRGHWPAAALLRAASADGHAALGWDEAGTLEPGALADFTTIALDSVRTAGPLPRLGAETAVFAASAADVRHTVVGGRHVVWDGAHALVPDVPKALADAVAALRG; this comes from the coding sequence GTGACGGAGACGACCTACTGGCTCGAACACGCCTGGCTCGGCACGCATGTCGAGCCAGGCGTGACCCTGACTGTGGCCACCGAGGGCAGCGACCACGCCGGCCGCATCACCGCCGTGCACACCGACACCCCCACCCCGCCGCCCGGCGCGGAAGTCCTGCGCGGGCTCACGATCCCCGGACTCGCCAACGCCCACAGTCACGCCTTCCACCGGGCCCTGCGCGGCACCGTCCAGGTCGGCTCCGGCACCTTCTGGACCTGGCGCGAGGTCATGTACCAGGTCGCGGACCGGCTGACCCCGGACACGTACCACGCCCTCGCCCGCGCGGTGTACGCCGAGATGGCCCTCGCCGGCATCACCTCCGTAGGCGAGTTCCACTATGTGCACCACGCCCCCGGCGGCACCCCCTACGCCGACCCCAACGCCATGGGTGAGGCGCTCATCGAGGCCGCCGCCGAGGCCGGGATCCGGATCACCCTCCTCGACACGGCCTACCTCTCCGCCGGCTTCGGACCGGCACCCGATCAGCACCAGGCGCCCAACCACCACCAGCTCCGCTTCTCCGACGGCACGGCGGAGGCGTGGGCGGAACGCTGTTCAGTTCTCAAGGACCGGGATCACGCGCGGATCGGTGCGGCCGTCCACTCCGTACGGGCCGTGCCAGCCGGGCAGTTGGCGACGGTGGCGCGGTGGGCTCAGGAGCGGCGGGCCCCGCTGCATGTGCACCTCTCGGAGCAGACGGCGGAGAACGACGCCTGCCAGGCGGCACATGGCTGCACACCCACCCAACTCCTCGCCGAACACGGGGTGTTGGGGCCGAAGACGACGGGCGTGCACAACACCCACCTCACCGACACCGACATCGCCCTCCTCGGCGACAGCGGCACCGGCACCTGTATGTGCCCCACCACCGAACGCGACCTCGCCGACGGCATCGGTCCCGCCGTAGCCCTGCAACGGGCGGGCTCGCCGCTCTGCCTCGGCTCCGACAGCCACGCCGTCGTCGACCTCCTCGAAGAGGCGCGCGCGATGGAGCTGAACGAGCGGCTGCGCACCCGTACACGGGGTCACTGGCCGGCGGCGGCCCTTCTGCGGGCGGCCTCGGCCGACGGCCACGCGGCCCTCGGCTGGGACGAGGCGGGCACGCTGGAACCGGGCGCGCTCGCCGACTTCACGACGATCGCGCTCGACTCGGTCAGGACGGCAGGCCCGCTTCCACGGCTCGGCGCGGAGACGGCTGTATTCGCCGCGTCGGCAGCAGACGTGCGCCATACGGTCGTGGGCGGTCGACACGTCGTATGGGACGGGGCGCACGCCCTCGTACCGGATGTGCCGAAAGCCCTCGCGGACGCCGTCGCGGCACTGCGCGGATGA
- a CDS encoding allantoate amidohydrolase, with the protein MWRELRPVGRHPESGGYRRFAWTGADAECRAWFEQQARSRGLGYEVDRNGNQWAWLGDPEQGDAVVTGSHLDSVPDGGAFDGPLGVVSSFAAVDELRARGARLDKPLAVVNFGDEEGARFGLACVGSRLSAGRLTVEQAWRLTDGDGVTLPQAMEAAGYDPEGIGADPERLARIGAFVELHVEQGRALDLSGDAVGIASAIWPHGRWRFDFRGEANHAGTTRLVDRRDPMLSYAETVLAARREARLAGAVATFGKISVEPNGVNAIPSLVRGWLDSRAEDQETLDVVVGAIEEAAREHARANGVELDVVRESFTPVVEFEHALRDEIARILGREADLKVPVLGTGAGHDAGILSGRVPTAMLFVRNPTGVSHSPAEHAAEDDCLAGVTALADVLEGLARR; encoded by the coding sequence ATGTGGCGGGAGCTTCGGCCCGTAGGGCGGCACCCCGAATCCGGTGGTTATCGGCGGTTCGCCTGGACCGGGGCCGATGCCGAGTGTCGGGCCTGGTTCGAGCAGCAGGCCCGGAGCCGGGGGCTGGGCTATGAGGTGGACCGGAACGGGAATCAGTGGGCCTGGCTCGGGGATCCGGAGCAAGGGGATGCGGTTGTCACCGGGTCGCACCTCGACTCCGTTCCCGATGGCGGTGCCTTTGACGGGCCCCTCGGTGTCGTGTCCTCCTTCGCCGCGGTTGATGAACTGCGGGCCAGGGGTGCCCGGCTCGACAAGCCGCTCGCCGTCGTCAACTTCGGGGATGAGGAAGGCGCGCGGTTCGGGCTGGCCTGCGTGGGCTCGCGGCTCAGCGCCGGGCGGCTCACCGTCGAGCAGGCGTGGCGGCTGACCGACGGGGACGGGGTGACGCTGCCGCAGGCCATGGAGGCCGCCGGTTACGACCCGGAGGGCATCGGGGCCGACCCGGAGCGACTCGCGCGGATCGGCGCGTTCGTCGAGCTGCACGTCGAGCAGGGGCGGGCGCTGGATCTGTCCGGGGACGCAGTCGGGATCGCCAGTGCCATCTGGCCGCACGGGCGGTGGCGGTTCGACTTCCGGGGTGAGGCGAACCACGCCGGAACGACCCGGCTCGTCGACCGGCGGGACCCCATGCTGTCGTACGCGGAGACCGTCCTCGCGGCCCGGCGCGAGGCGAGGCTCGCCGGGGCCGTCGCCACCTTCGGCAAGATCTCCGTCGAGCCGAACGGCGTCAACGCCATACCCTCCCTCGTCCGCGGCTGGCTCGACTCCCGCGCCGAGGACCAGGAGACGCTGGACGTCGTTGTCGGCGCCATCGAGGAAGCGGCCCGTGAGCATGCCCGGGCCAACGGGGTCGAACTCGATGTCGTCCGCGAGTCCTTCACCCCCGTCGTCGAGTTCGAGCACGCCCTGCGGGACGAGATCGCCCGCATCCTGGGCCGGGAAGCCGACCTGAAGGTGCCGGTTCTCGGGACCGGGGCCGGACACGACGCCGGGATCCTCTCCGGACGCGTCCCGACCGCCATGCTGTTCGTGCGCAACCCCACGGGCGTCTCGCACTCCCCGGCCGAGCACGCCGCAGAGGACGACTGCCTGGCCGGGGTGACCGCGCTCGCCGACGTACTGGAAGGGCTGGCCCGCAGGTGA